The following proteins are co-located in the Polystyrenella longa genome:
- a CDS encoding FHA domain-containing protein, with the protein MPELLIKSGKHQGKRLVLPQAEVILGRDPSCQIRISSDDVSRQHCQLTVTEEGMLAQDLNSQNGTFINDVLLEGETLLSPGDEIRIGPMIFQIPKSKKSVRRINVKTQPQNKAGSKGASDADILDWLNTQDDIGGEIAAPNQSLSDTTIIPVKAISNKNSVSSGSHQKLSIADEAAEVIRNHWKAVRKSEQDPPTEG; encoded by the coding sequence ATGCCTGAATTACTGATCAAATCCGGAAAACACCAAGGGAAACGACTCGTCCTTCCTCAAGCGGAAGTCATTCTGGGGCGAGATCCAAGTTGCCAGATAAGGATCAGCTCAGATGATGTCAGCCGGCAGCATTGCCAATTGACTGTCACCGAAGAGGGAATGCTGGCACAGGACTTAAATAGCCAGAATGGTACATTCATCAATGACGTTCTTCTTGAGGGAGAGACTCTCTTAAGTCCGGGTGATGAGATCCGTATAGGGCCGATGATCTTCCAGATTCCCAAGTCGAAGAAATCAGTTCGCCGTATCAACGTTAAAACGCAGCCTCAAAATAAAGCGGGAAGCAAAGGAGCCAGCGACGCCGATATTCTGGACTGGTTGAATACCCAGGACGATATCGGCGGCGAAATCGCCGCTCCCAATCAATCGTTATCAGACACGACTATCATCCCAGTAAAAGCGATCTCGAATAAGAATTCAGTAAGTTCCGGCTCTCACCAGAAGCTCTCCATAGCGGATGAAGCGGCTGAAGTCATCCGCAATCACTGGAAAGCAGTCCGAAAAAGCGAGCAGGACCCTCCTACCGAAGGCTGA
- a CDS encoding SDR family NAD(P)-dependent oxidoreductase, with amino-acid sequence MTLFDRFRLDGKRLFITGGSRGLGREMALAIAEAGADVIFTGRDEASLQKTANELEALGRQAFPIQADFSTPDTCEEVCERVLGDYGPVDILINNIGGRRISVPIETQSLAEWQQILDLNVTSTFLCTRIIGGAMLDRETGGRVINIASISGLVTTPDIGGRSYETSKGAIIQFTKAVATDWATRRVTVNAICPGTFMTEPNLRWAREKPELIEKMKSQIPMQQFGEPSDLGPLAVYLASDAARYMTGATMVLDGGATLV; translated from the coding sequence ATGACTTTGTTTGATCGCTTTCGATTGGATGGCAAACGACTTTTCATCACAGGAGGCAGCCGGGGCCTGGGCCGCGAAATGGCACTCGCTATCGCCGAAGCGGGAGCTGATGTCATCTTTACTGGTCGTGATGAAGCCAGTTTGCAGAAGACAGCAAATGAGCTTGAAGCCCTGGGCCGCCAGGCCTTTCCGATTCAGGCGGACTTTTCCACACCTGATACCTGTGAAGAAGTCTGCGAGCGAGTTCTGGGAGATTACGGACCTGTTGATATTCTGATCAACAACATTGGCGGGCGGCGAATTTCGGTTCCGATTGAAACCCAAAGCCTGGCCGAGTGGCAACAGATTCTCGATCTGAATGTGACCAGTACTTTCCTGTGTACCCGTATTATCGGGGGAGCGATGCTCGATCGAGAGACTGGAGGACGCGTAATTAACATCGCTTCCATCAGCGGGCTGGTCACCACTCCTGATATCGGAGGTCGCAGTTATGAAACCTCAAAGGGAGCCATTATTCAGTTCACTAAAGCAGTCGCTACCGACTGGGCTACTCGCAGGGTCACTGTGAATGCGATTTGTCCGGGCACGTTTATGACGGAACCGAATCTACGTTGGGCTCGCGAGAAACCCGAGCTAATCGAGAAAATGAAATCTCAGATCCCGATGCAGCAATTTGGTGAACCGAGCGACCTGGGACCACTCGCCGTTTATCTGGCCTCCGACGCTGCCCGTTATATGACTGGGGCGACGATGGTACTGGATGGCGGCGCGACGTTGGTCTAA
- a CDS encoding phospho-sugar mutase yields the protein MSETDFSADRKWALETIDQAVLNGKLLDSTRENLVRWIREPQYEKSLPGILELLKAEEFGRLNDLFWEVINFGTGGRRGEMSDFGSATINERTIAESAHGLGSYFMHTNHDQPGRAVIAHDTRNRSPEFARLTATTLAAHGFEVFFFDTYRSTPELSFAVRHLNCDVGAMISASHNAPSDNGFKAYWGSGAQVLTPHDKGIIDAVYKASEIPTIDFNVAVQEGKIKILDSSIDDDYLAEVCKLSYSDKRDIVALFTPLHGVGETNVYDVLKQLGFDGLQIFEPHRQPDGNFSNVPDHLPNPERFEVFRPTLEPAAAMGAELILASDPDADRIAICVRNGAGEYIPVTGNQAGALIVDYLLRKRKAEGTLSPSHFIVETLVTTPLIADQGRKYNVKVVDDLLVGFKYIAQSMDNLGPDKFIFGAEESLGYLAGEYCRDKDAAVAAMYLMEYAAELKADSGKTLLDQLDELYREYGFYLEGQTSKICEGSDGQLQIQKLMKAFREQPPKELAGNRFLEVRDYETHEVRDLPNNSKSADLPEPAGNLMVFKLEGDAARFRIAVRPSGTEPKIKFYYFAQADVPVADQLDATKTTVREELTRLQESLNGWIDAQLS from the coding sequence ATGTCGGAAACTGACTTCTCTGCAGATCGCAAATGGGCACTGGAGACAATCGATCAAGCTGTCCTGAACGGAAAGCTGCTCGATTCGACCCGCGAAAATCTGGTTCGGTGGATTCGTGAGCCGCAATATGAAAAAAGTCTTCCGGGCATTCTCGAACTTCTGAAAGCGGAAGAGTTCGGTCGGCTGAATGACTTGTTCTGGGAAGTGATTAATTTCGGAACGGGAGGACGTCGGGGAGAAATGTCCGATTTCGGTTCAGCAACGATCAACGAGCGAACCATCGCGGAATCGGCCCATGGGCTGGGCAGTTACTTCATGCATACGAACCATGACCAACCCGGCAGGGCGGTCATCGCGCATGACACCCGCAATCGCTCTCCCGAGTTTGCCCGTCTCACTGCCACTACGCTAGCGGCACACGGGTTTGAAGTCTTCTTCTTTGATACCTATCGGTCCACTCCCGAGTTGTCCTTCGCGGTCCGACATTTAAATTGTGACGTCGGGGCCATGATTTCAGCATCTCACAATGCTCCCTCGGATAACGGATTCAAAGCCTACTGGGGGTCCGGGGCACAAGTGTTGACCCCTCACGACAAAGGGATTATCGATGCCGTTTATAAGGCGTCCGAAATTCCCACGATCGATTTCAACGTCGCTGTTCAAGAGGGCAAAATTAAAATCCTCGACAGTAGCATCGACGACGACTATCTGGCGGAAGTGTGCAAACTAAGTTATTCCGATAAACGGGACATCGTCGCTCTGTTTACTCCGTTGCATGGTGTCGGAGAAACCAACGTGTACGACGTCTTAAAGCAACTTGGCTTCGACGGGCTGCAGATCTTCGAACCTCACCGACAACCCGACGGCAATTTTAGCAATGTTCCCGATCATCTTCCCAACCCGGAACGATTTGAGGTCTTTAGGCCAACATTGGAACCGGCTGCAGCTATGGGGGCAGAACTGATTCTGGCTTCCGATCCCGATGCTGACCGCATTGCCATCTGTGTCAGAAACGGAGCGGGGGAATACATTCCGGTAACGGGCAACCAGGCAGGGGCCTTGATCGTAGATTACCTGCTCCGCAAGCGAAAGGCGGAAGGGACACTTTCTCCTTCGCACTTCATCGTGGAGACATTGGTCACGACGCCACTCATTGCCGATCAGGGACGCAAGTACAACGTCAAAGTCGTTGATGACTTGCTCGTCGGTTTCAAATACATCGCACAGAGTATGGATAACCTCGGCCCGGACAAGTTTATTTTCGGAGCAGAAGAATCACTTGGATATCTCGCAGGAGAGTACTGCCGCGATAAAGATGCAGCCGTCGCGGCCATGTACCTGATGGAATATGCAGCTGAACTGAAAGCGGATTCTGGAAAAACGTTGCTGGATCAACTCGACGAGTTGTACCGTGAATATGGCTTCTATCTGGAAGGTCAAACTTCCAAAATCTGTGAAGGCAGCGACGGACAACTGCAGATTCAGAAATTGATGAAGGCGTTCCGAGAGCAACCTCCGAAAGAACTGGCTGGTAATCGCTTCCTCGAAGTAAGGGACTATGAGACTCACGAAGTTCGCGATTTACCGAATAACAGCAAATCAGCCGACTTGCCTGAACCAGCCGGAAATTTGATGGTGTTCAAGTTGGAGGGGGATGCCGCTCGTTTTCGAATCGCTGTGCGGCCATCCGGAACGGAACCTAAGATCAAATTTTATTACTTCGCCCAGGCCGATGTACCTGTGGCAGATCAGCTCGACGCGACCAAAACAACGGTTCGAGAAGAATTAACTCGCTTGCAAGAGTCGCTCAATGGGTGGATTGATGCACAGTTAAGTTGA
- a CDS encoding PilN domain-containing protein, which translates to MQNINLLPIGFLKRSLIRIRLKQWGAVMFLLWGGLIFYYIVHRAEIEKEARLVEQMQLDVKPIQQHLDETEYSNGEINKLRKRQQLGMGLEQKNIPLQTLGKVSEAAAARAGDLYLTIFRLSTTSNSRQQMTRTASDSPEETRDPTEMSLQLDGLAMDDLTITGFIADMSSTGLFHSVELISIAEQQIDDRKLRIFKIECQL; encoded by the coding sequence ATGCAGAATATCAATCTACTCCCAATCGGGTTTCTCAAGCGATCTCTCATTCGTATTCGACTGAAGCAGTGGGGAGCCGTGATGTTTCTCCTTTGGGGAGGCCTCATTTTCTATTACATCGTCCATCGGGCGGAAATTGAAAAAGAGGCGAGACTGGTCGAGCAAATGCAATTGGATGTGAAACCGATCCAGCAACATCTGGATGAAACGGAATACTCAAACGGAGAGATCAATAAACTTCGAAAACGACAGCAACTGGGAATGGGGTTGGAGCAGAAAAATATTCCGCTTCAAACACTGGGAAAAGTCAGTGAAGCCGCTGCGGCCAGAGCAGGCGATCTTTATCTGACGATCTTCCGGTTATCTACCACCAGCAATTCACGCCAACAGATGACGCGAACCGCCTCAGATTCACCGGAAGAAACGCGAGATCCTACTGAAATGTCTTTGCAGCTGGATGGGCTTGCTATGGATGACTTAACCATTACTGGGTTCATTGCTGACATGTCGTCCACAGGACTGTTTCATTCCGTCGAATTAATTTCGATTGCTGAACAACAAATAGACGATCGTAAACTCCGAATATTTAAAATTGAGTGCCAGTTATAG
- the pilO gene encoding type 4a pilus biogenesis protein PilO — protein MKNSSDRNQLKLIDMGIHIACMAVVLISLIAGYRFGYDQLKAREVSLDAQRLELLALMNSEDEVASAHRLAQEELSIQQQKLVDLLKRMPEQPKEVDFLAQITGLARKSGVKIQDYQPQQISSGEEYRELQIKLNAHGGYTGICYFLDEMHSLQRLNRVSQLFVEPIGATSKKQLEEEVPQYKASLQLHIYFMPVRKTERIASLPEGQHG, from the coding sequence GTGAAAAATTCCAGCGACCGAAATCAATTGAAATTGATCGATATGGGGATACACATTGCCTGTATGGCGGTTGTGCTTATCTCTCTGATCGCTGGCTATCGTTTCGGGTATGATCAGCTGAAAGCTCGAGAGGTCTCACTCGATGCGCAGCGACTGGAATTGTTGGCGTTAATGAATTCAGAAGACGAGGTCGCTAGCGCTCATCGTCTTGCTCAGGAAGAGTTGAGTATTCAACAACAGAAACTGGTCGATTTGTTGAAGCGAATGCCTGAGCAACCCAAAGAGGTTGATTTTCTCGCCCAGATCACGGGGCTTGCTCGAAAATCAGGAGTGAAGATTCAGGACTATCAACCTCAACAGATATCGTCTGGCGAAGAGTACCGCGAGTTACAAATTAAGTTGAATGCTCATGGTGGGTACACAGGTATCTGTTACTTTCTAGATGAAATGCATTCCCTGCAACGATTGAACCGCGTCAGTCAACTCTTTGTTGAGCCGATTGGAGCTACCAGTAAAAAACAGTTGGAAGAAGAGGTTCCGCAATACAAGGCGTCCTTACAGCTCCACATCTATTTTATGCCGGTGAGAAAGACTGAGCGGATAGCCTCACTTCCGGAGGGGCAACATGGCTGA
- the rsmD gene encoding 16S rRNA (guanine(966)-N(2))-methyltransferase RsmD, whose translation MAIARFQIRIIGGRFRRQGLFSNPGLTTRPITNRMKEYLFERLRNNVPDARVLDVFAGTGTIGLEALSRGAKSVIFIERDHRAFDILKQNISKIGVEEETFCWRTDVFRTSFMPRGYEELQPYDVIFFDPPYPMVPGLKPSDPLYKSIERLAKEKVSSEDALLLFRTERYTEFELPAVWTIVDKMSVSSSTMYFCRKTSSIDPADFADIETSMSEKSTSEEETDEEPTNEEET comes from the coding sequence GTGGCTATCGCCCGCTTTCAGATTCGCATAATCGGAGGAAGATTCCGACGACAAGGACTCTTCTCCAACCCTGGTCTGACTACCCGTCCGATCACAAACCGGATGAAAGAATATCTGTTTGAACGTCTGCGGAATAATGTCCCGGACGCCCGCGTACTGGATGTCTTTGCTGGAACGGGAACCATTGGACTGGAAGCGCTAAGTCGCGGTGCAAAATCAGTCATCTTCATCGAACGAGACCACCGGGCATTCGATATCCTGAAACAGAATATTTCCAAAATCGGAGTGGAAGAAGAAACGTTCTGCTGGCGCACCGACGTTTTCCGAACATCCTTTATGCCACGTGGGTACGAAGAGCTTCAACCTTACGACGTAATCTTTTTCGACCCGCCGTACCCGATGGTCCCCGGGTTAAAACCGTCGGACCCGCTCTATAAATCGATCGAGCGATTGGCGAAAGAAAAGGTCAGTAGCGAAGATGCCCTGCTCCTCTTTCGCACGGAACGGTACACCGAGTTCGAATTGCCAGCGGTGTGGACGATAGTAGATAAAATGTCCGTCTCCAGTTCAACGATGTACTTCTGTCGGAAAACATCCTCAATCGACCCGGCAGACTTCGCTGACATAGAAACATCGATGAGCGAAAAGTCGACCAGCGAAGAAGAGACAGACGAAGAACCGACCAACGAAGAAGAAACATAA
- a CDS encoding response regulator transcription factor codes for MSGDEFRFTGTPGAVAHQILVVEDDQDTAASLKAALVAAGFSVSLAKDGGQAHSTFVMHKPDVVVLDLILPRESGFEVCERIKSLDQHTPVVILTAIELQESRVLADRVGADAYLNKPCDPEILIKTIRDVAEKCWSKKHLAQPTGDERIRFNCRCGKRFKVKAAHRGKSLTCPMCGEQLIVPR; via the coding sequence ATGTCAGGTGATGAGTTCCGATTTACCGGTACCCCCGGTGCGGTGGCCCATCAGATTCTCGTCGTAGAAGATGATCAGGATACGGCGGCCAGTCTGAAAGCAGCATTAGTCGCGGCTGGCTTTTCCGTGTCTCTAGCTAAAGATGGCGGACAAGCTCATTCCACCTTCGTCATGCATAAACCGGACGTCGTGGTCCTCGATCTAATTCTTCCGCGAGAGAGTGGCTTTGAAGTCTGCGAACGAATCAAATCGCTCGATCAGCATACACCTGTCGTAATTTTGACTGCAATTGAATTGCAGGAATCCCGCGTTCTGGCCGATCGCGTCGGTGCCGACGCTTATCTGAACAAACCTTGCGACCCGGAAATTCTGATCAAAACCATTAGGGATGTCGCTGAAAAATGCTGGTCGAAAAAGCATCTCGCTCAACCAACCGGTGATGAACGCATTCGATTCAATTGTCGTTGTGGCAAGCGGTTTAAGGTGAAAGCCGCCCATCGCGGAAAAAGCCTGACCTGCCCCATGTGCGGTGAGCAACTGATCGTTCCCCGCTGA
- the pilM gene encoding pilus assembly protein PilM: MFLTSSLLAPFKGRQFAPLRSWLGVDIGRSALKLAEVEQENDVWKISQMQFASVCNSGLWQEKHLSTSVLSAELSKMVSLSTGWKNRQAAAVVSLSATDYRTVNLPESSLDEYEEMIHQELVSELQEDVIFDFWEPEEELSDSTDEVTSLIVYALANSNSTAVGKALERASLNCRVLDGLPFSLARAIIMADPMARHQTTVAIDWGYSAATLVFLKQGNPFYTRVLRGCQFQVFLQDLSKELGLSEQQCWNLLCSMLSNESRSAEFQSALNKRLQPVIDQYINLVQKEVNRTVQYIQSNTRLPEWNHIWLFGGGALFRQVYEPLAIPLKISVKPWSLRLTDTLDTPLHQNLVPLFGPAASLASLRRWK, from the coding sequence ATGTTTTTAACCTCCAGTTTACTGGCCCCCTTTAAGGGTCGACAGTTCGCGCCGCTACGGAGTTGGCTCGGTGTCGATATCGGACGGAGTGCGCTCAAACTGGCGGAGGTCGAGCAGGAAAACGACGTCTGGAAAATTAGCCAGATGCAGTTTGCCTCTGTTTGCAATTCGGGGCTCTGGCAAGAGAAGCATCTATCTACTTCGGTGCTCAGCGCAGAGCTTTCGAAGATGGTCTCCCTCTCTACTGGATGGAAGAATCGACAGGCAGCCGCAGTGGTTTCACTGTCCGCCACCGACTATCGCACCGTCAATCTGCCTGAGTCTTCATTAGACGAATATGAAGAGATGATCCATCAGGAGTTGGTTTCCGAGCTCCAGGAAGATGTCATTTTCGATTTCTGGGAACCTGAAGAAGAGTTGAGCGACTCCACCGACGAAGTAACCTCGTTGATCGTCTACGCACTGGCGAACAGCAATTCGACCGCCGTTGGAAAAGCACTGGAGCGAGCGAGCTTAAATTGTCGAGTTCTCGATGGTCTGCCCTTCAGCTTAGCGCGAGCGATAATTATGGCGGATCCGATGGCGCGTCACCAGACCACAGTTGCCATCGACTGGGGGTACTCTGCCGCAACATTGGTTTTTCTGAAGCAGGGGAACCCTTTTTACACGCGTGTGCTACGAGGGTGTCAGTTCCAAGTCTTTCTGCAGGACCTGTCGAAAGAGCTAGGCTTGTCGGAACAGCAGTGCTGGAACCTGTTGTGCTCAATGCTATCGAACGAAAGTCGTTCTGCCGAATTTCAATCGGCATTAAATAAAAGACTGCAACCAGTGATTGATCAATATATCAATCTGGTCCAGAAGGAAGTCAATCGAACTGTTCAATACATACAGTCAAATACTCGCTTGCCAGAATGGAATCATATCTGGCTGTTCGGTGGCGGGGCCCTGTTTCGTCAGGTGTATGAGCCTCTCGCCATTCCGTTAAAAATATCAGTCAAACCCTGGTCCCTTCGTCTGACGGACACACTCGACACGCCGCTTCATCAAAATCTGGTCCCCCTGTTCGGACCTGCGGCGTCACTCGCCTCATTGCGGAGGTGGAAGTGA